The following coding sequences lie in one Silene latifolia isolate original U9 population chromosome 5, ASM4854445v1, whole genome shotgun sequence genomic window:
- the LOC141657795 gene encoding uncharacterized protein LOC141657795 yields MEESREVQCEENKAAPEKNKAGRQFKTPEQLQGLENFYNEHKYPTESMKAEIAVKLNLTEKQVSGWFCHRRLKDKRALEEESQLSQAPQKPDLSSGVIQDRASGLKQDSCSSTKQADHKRADLREVESWRYHHENIPDEELNYQQRSLGDGNEIEDTSSESNSALQESFYPQISRSLPMETTEFRASNGFIQPSKGRVGPSGYLKIKGLTENAAITAVKRQLGRHYREDGPSLGIEFDPLPPEAFESLSRNINEDFYGVPEHDISGAGSHKHPRLSMMRNEKQHEAPAHMYLQKSDPNNFSFHQPKQKFPFPNQYRTFPDPKSSFGIDSRPARDNSDYSSSRNLSEGCKNDLVSIRSDSRLDHPLQSYGGKVRNPKNTLPVYGNVVPKVVRQKEQLFSRPAALADRHNDLMYIEDRLPPFNRDEEVDVGRRHTSEHNDLVKLKMRPTNELRANKRGREEVLEEDYAISASSQDPALWSKQMKGPMEMPSSFSEDETAETSSSMEQGL; encoded by the exons ATGGAAG AATCAAGGGAAGTACAATGTGAAGAAAACAAAGCCGCCCCTGAGAAGAACAAGGCCGGTAGACAGTTTAAAACTCCGGAGCAGCTTCAGGGCTTGGAGAATTTTTATAATG AACACAAATACCCAACTGAGTCCATGAAGGCAGAGATCGCAGTTAAGCTAAATTTGACAGAGAAGCAGGTTTCTGGGTGGTTTTGCCACCGGAGATTGAAGGACAAGAGAGCGTTAGAAGAGGAGTCACAACTCTCACAAGCACCTCAAAAACCGGATTTATCAAGTGGTGTTATACAAGATCGTGCCAGTGGATTGAAGCAGGATTCGTGCAGTAGCACCAAGCAAGCAGATCATAAGAGGGCTGATCTTAGGGAGGTTGAAAGTTGGCGATATCATCATGAGAATATTCCAGATGAAGAGCTTAACTATCAGCAAAGGAGTCTTGGTGATGGAAATGAGATAGAGGATACTTCTTCAGAAAGTAACTCGGCTCTACAAGAGAGCTTTTATCCTCAGATCAGCCGTAGTTTGCCTATGGAAACTACGGAGTTTCGTGCTTCAAATGGATTTATTCAACCTAGCAAGGGACGTGTGGGTCCATCAGGCTACTTGAAAATCAAGGGTCTAACGGAAAATGCAGCTATAACTGCCGTGAAAAGGCAACTAGGTAGGCATTATAGGGAGGATGGACCATCACTTGGAATTGAGTTTGACCCGCTTCCTCCAGAAGCTTTTGAATCACTGAGCAGGAACATTAATGAGG ATTTTTATGGAGTCCCTGAACATGACATATCTGGAGCTGGAAGTCATAAACATCCTAGACTTAGCATG ATGAGGAATGAGAAGCAGCATGAAGCTCCAGCACACATGTACTTGCAGAAGTCAGACCCAAACAATTTCTCTTTCCATCAACCTAAACAAAAGTTCCCTTTTCCGAACCAGTACCGCACTTTTCCTGATCCGAAGTCCTCTTTTGGTATCGACTCTCGCCCCGCTCGAGACAATTCAGACTATAGTAGCAGTAGAAATCTCAGTGAAGGGTGTAAGAATGATTTGGTGAGCATAAGATCAGATTCTCGGTTGGATCACCCTCTTCAGTCATATGGTGGAAAAGTCAGAAACCCGAAGAACACCTTGCCCGTTTATGGTAATGTGGTTCCTAAGGTTGTTCGTCAAAAGGAACAATTATTCTCCAGGCCTGCTGCTTTGGCTGATAGGCACAATGATCTCATGTATATAGAGGATAGACTGCCGCCATTTAACAGG GATGAAGAGGTCGATGTTGGGAGAAGACACACGAGTGAGCATAACGATCTAGTCAAATTGAAGATGCGGCCAACAAATGAGCTCAGA GCTAACAAGAGAGGGAGAGAGGAGGTTCTGGAGGAAGATTATGCCATCAGCGCATCATCTCAAGATCCAGCGCTGTGGTCAAAACAGATGAAAGG GCCAATGGAAATGCCTTCGAGTTTCAGTGAGGATGAAACCGCAGAAACAAGCTCCTCTATGGAACAAGGATTGTGA